The segment aggtgtgtgtgttacaggtgtgtgtgtgttacggtgtgttacaggtttgtgtgtttacaggtggtATTACAGGTGGTgggttacagtgtgtgtgtgtttacctggtGGTGTGGTTACGGTGTGTTACAGGTTGTGTTGTGTTacggtttgtgtgtgttacccggtgtgtggtgtgttacaggtgtgttacaggtgtggtgtacggtgtgtgtgtgtttaccggtgtgtgtggtgttacagtgtgttacaggtgtgtgtgttacaggtgtgtgtgcgttacaggtgtgtgttacaggtgtgtgttacaggtgtgttacAGGGTGCGTTAcaggtgtgggtgtgttgaCCGGTTGGTTGTGTTAAGCGGGTTACAGGGGTGTggtacgagtgtgtgtgtgttaccggtgtgtgtgtgttcaggttgtgTTTTACAGGGTGTTGGTGTTACcaggtgtggtgtggtgttacaggttggtgtgtttttaccggtgtggtgtgtgttacaggtgtgttaAGGTTGTcatttgtagtgtgtgtgtgttagggtgttacatgttgtgtggtgtgtgttaccgggtgtgtgtgaggtggttACAGTGTGGTTGGTTACAGGTGTGTGGGTTACAGGGTGTGTGTACAGGTTGTTACGGTTACGGGGGGTGTCCGTCATGTGTGTAAGTTGGTTTACAGTGTGGGTTACAGGGGTGGGTTACGGGtggtgtgttacaggtgtgtgtgttacaggtgtgtgtgtgttaccggtgtgtgtgtgtgtgttacaggtgtgtgtgttacaggtgtgtgtgttacaggtgtgttacaggtgtgtgtgttacaggtgtgtgtgttacaggtgtgtgtgtgctcactgtgACTCCTTCAAACTGCGTCTTCTTCACGGCCTCCAGCAGCATCTTGTGAACTTGGTCCCCGCTGACGCTCACGTCTCTCTGGGCGCTGTACTTCTCTCTGTGCTTCACGGCCTCCATCACCTGACTCAGAGCTCTGGCGGCGACCCAAACAGCGTCGTAGGCGAAGGTGTGGAGGgggctgacctttgacccctcctGGATCAGCTGTCTGCGGTAAGAGTCCTGGTAATCCTGGGGAGTCTGCAGAGACACGGCGGTCAGTCCACgtcattacaaacacacacacagaaaagaccCAAACCGACCCGTCCGGAGACTCCCGGTGCGTTTGTGTGGCTCAGCTGTCTGATCTGCAGCCTGATGGAGCCGTCTGCAGCCATCAGCACACTGTGAGCCGTGCAGCCAGCAGCCTGCCGGACCAGCCTCCATCCGGCCACTCCTCCATCAGCAATGATCCACTGGTACCGAGCTCCAAACAGGTTCAGTCTGTAGGCCTGAGAGTCCCACAGAGGGAGAGTCATTATCGTTACCGGACACACTCATCATGTCTCACCAGTGCATGAACAGAAACACGCTCTGTGTGTGTCGTCTTAAATGTTCAGCTGTCAGTGCTaactcactttttatttctgattaaaAGTTTGAAGAATAGTTTAGTCGTTAATTCAGATCCAGAATGATTCAGAAGTACAGAGTAGTCCTCGCAGCAATTTGACTGTTCTGAAAGTTTAAGATTTCCCCTCATTCAAGCTGGAGGGGTGTCCACTTACTTATGGCCATAAACATTACACTTACACAGCAGAAAACCTCGGCGGCAGAATCCTCTTTAAACTGTCCGATGATGATCCGGACATCACGGTCCTGCAAACAAAGGATGGTTGGATCATTACGGCAGGTTCTGTACTGTAGAACCATCTAAAACAGGTTCTGTACTGAAGAACCATCTAAAACAGGTTCTATACTGTAGAACCATCTAAAACAGGTTCTGTACTAAAGAACCATCTAAATCAGGTTCTGTACTGTAGAACCATCTAAAACAGGTTCTGTACTAAAGAACCATCTAAAACAGGTTCTGTACTGAAGAACCATCTAAAACAGGTTCTGTACTGAAGAACCATCTAAAACAGGTTCTGTACTAAAGAACCATCTAAAACAGGTTCTGTACTGTAGAACATTTAGAACACGTTTTTTGCAGAAGAACCGTGTACAACAGGTTCTTTCTTGAGCCATTTGGGTCCACAAAACTTCATTTTGCTAAAGTGGAACATTTCTGATGGCACCTTTCTCTTGATAACAGGTTCTTTGTGGGAACCATTTTTAAGCCTCTGAGTTGATCTCATTGTGTCTGTACAGGGTGGAGCCTGTTGCCTGGTGCAGGTTCCACCTCAGTGTTCCTGTAAATCTGGGCCCAACATTCTGCTTGAATGGACTGAGTCCTGCAGTACCTTCAGCTTCCTCACGCTGGCGCAGACATCTTCAGAGAGACTTGGTGTGGAAACAACGTGAAGATCAGCGTCCAGCAGCTGTGCGATCACATCCTTCTTCATCTGCACACATTGTTGAAATAAAGGGAACTTTACTCAGAGCCGTGTGGAGCTCCGTGGTGGAGCTCCATGGTGGAGCTCCGTGGTGGAGCTCCGTGGTGGAGCTAAAGAGGTTCCTGTCATGAGAAATGTTTCAGCATCACCTCCGAGAGTCCGGCTCCTTCCTGCGTGATGATACCGACTCTGCTCCACTTGtggtgctgcagcagcttcacCGTGGCCTGGTTCAGAGCTCGGCCCGACGGCACCGTGCTGAACAGGTTCCCGTACCGCTTCCTGTCAGACAGGCTCGGGGACGAGGCCGAAAAAGACacctggaggacatcagaggacatGAAACAACAGTCCAAAGCATGAGCATCGACACAACAACAATTGACCTGACGTGGACTACATGTGCACCTGCACCAGCCTGAGAGCGGGCAGAGCGCGAGCGATCAGCGCCGTCACAGATGGACACACCCCTCCAAACACCAGCAGGTACTTTGGTCCCGCCCACATGGCGTCAAACAGGTTTCTGAGGGACGTCACAGGGTCACACTGTGGGAAAGCAAGACACAGTGACTTTACTGTGACACGTGGCTCCAGACTACagcacagagaccacgtccaggttttagacagtctgtgtggacgtctCACAATATTAAGACATGTACGTCTCAGACCGACCTGTGAGTCCAGCAGCTGGAGCTGGATCTCATAGTTTCCCAGCGGTGGTGGTTCTCTCTTCAGGTCCTGCAGAGCCAGTCTGACAGCCGGAGCCACGGAGGCGGTCAGGTTCTCCTTCCCCACCTCGGAGCTGACGGGCATCACCCACAGCACAGGCAGAGGGTGACGGACCTGAGCCAGCACCGGCCCAACAACcaccagcagccagcagcaccaAGCCTGAACACCTCCACCGGTCCACCACGCTCCATCCTCCAGTCCACTCTGCCCTGATCCTCCTGCAAGGGAAACTCTAATCCTCTTTAGAGCCTGAGGAGATAAAAGGATCAACGTGGACACAAGATGTCACTAAGACCAGCAGACGGCTCTGAAACCTCCCACAGGAGCTGTATTCACAGGATGAAGACCAGTTTGcttcagagaagaagaagacgaggtgAAGACCAgggggcctcatgtacaaagcttgcgtacgcacaaaaaagtggcgtacgtctTCCCACGCTCagttcagatgtatcaaacgtgaaacaatcgagaaatgtgcgtgccccacgccaattcatagctgtcgtacgcacgtttctacagctgttgttcctttgCGACACCTAGAGGTGCACGCTGGGacactgttaataatgtgaaaacaatagTCATCAGAGTGACGGATGTCCCATCAGtcgttttctttttgtgttgatGCCTGTCGACAGGGTTCCAAACTAACTCCGCGCTCTCCACTTCATTTATGAGCACCTCAGATCAGATTCGGTAAAATTTCGCTTCTTACCTCtactcattgtgtttttttttttttatttgaacgAAGAGagaatctcaggtccagggcctattttaatgatttgtcATATTAAAtgggcgtggacagggaggagtttcGCACATctgcacgtgcgctcaattccactTTGATTGGCATGAACAAAAGAAACGTGCGTGGACCATGAACGCACTTGAACTctaaatatttttgtgcgtaaacagttctgggttttggcgtacgccaagtttcagtaggaaatccacgcaagtattcgtacatgaggccccaggtctcTACTTCCTGCCACAACTAGAAccatctaaaacctggacgcagtctcTGCGACGTCACTTCAGCCTTCTCAGTCACAAATAAGCAGGAATTCATGTAATGGGCTTCGTTTacagcaacatgcagcacatcACATCATGTGGATATGACAGTAATAAACTTTATTAGTAGAAAAGCTTTGAAGGAATGCAGCTCAAAGCGTTTCACAAGAGGaatgagaatgaaaataaacacgagcattaagaaaaacatcattCACGTTAATTAATAGAAACCCACTGATTAATAACAATGAGAGCTGAAAGCATGAACTcagttcaaacacattttaaagaagtgcAGTCATGGCTCAAGTTTTGAACTTTCTTTCCTAAATATTTCGTGAAACGTCTCCACTCGTCAGTGACGACGGCTGCATCCTGTGGGCTGCTGATGATCGCTCCGTTCTTCAAGGCAACAAAAGTTATTAATGTAGCTTGGTGCTAACGGTCGTACTTAATGTGGGACTTGATCTGAA is part of the Larimichthys crocea isolate SSNF unplaced genomic scaffold, L_crocea_2.0 scaffold100, whole genome shotgun sequence genome and harbors:
- the LOC113744658 gene encoding gamma-aminobutyric acid type B receptor subunit 2-like isoform X2 — its product is MPVSSEVGKENLTASVAPAVRLALQDLKREPPPLGNYEIQLQLLDSQCDPVTSLRNLFDAMWAGPKYLLVFGGVCPSVTALIARALPALRLVQVSFSASSPSLSDRKRYGNLFSTVPSGRALNQATVKLLQHHKWSRVGIITQEGAGLSEMKKDVIAQLLDADLHVVSTPSLSEDVCASVRKLKDRDVRIIIGQFKEDSAAEVFCCAYRLNLFGARYQWIIADGGVAGWRLVRQAAGCTAHSVLMAADGSIRLQIRQLSHTNAPGVSGRTPQDYQDSYRRQLIQEGSKVSPLHTFAYDAVWVAARALSQVMEAVKHREKYSAQRDVSVSGDQVHKMLLEAVKKTQFEGVTGPVFFVAGQRMTSIELIQISRSF
- the LOC113744658 gene encoding gamma-aminobutyric acid type B receptor subunit 2-like isoform X1, with product MPVSSEVGKENLTASVAPAVRLALQDLKREPPPLGNYEIQLQLLDSQCDPVTSLRNLFDAMWAGPKYLLVFGGVCPSVTALIARALPALRLVQVSFSASSPSLSDRKRYGNLFSTVPSGRALNQATVKLLQHHKWSRVGIITQEGAGLSEMKKDVIAQLLDADLHVVSTPSLSEDVCASVRKLKDRDVRIIIGQFKEDSAAEVFCCAYRLNLFGARYQWIIADGGVAGWRLVRQAAGCTAHSVLMAADGSIRLQIRQLSHTNAPGVSGRTPQDYQDSYRRQLIQEGSKVSPLHTFAYDAVWVAARALSQVMEAVKHREKYSAQRDVSVSGDQVHKMLLEAVKKTQFEGVTGPVFFVAGQRMTSIELIQISRSF